Proteins from a genomic interval of Zingiber officinale cultivar Zhangliang chromosome 2A, Zo_v1.1, whole genome shotgun sequence:
- the LOC122043733 gene encoding putative pectate lyase 21, whose translation MLGYVIGVAGWATGLEFEGDRGHDVDGIQIKPKSRHIWIDRCSLQDYDDGLIDITRESTDITVSRCRFANHDKTMLIGVDKSHVTDRCIHVTIHHCFFDGTRQRQPRLRFGKVHLYNNYTRNWSIYAVCASVEAQILSQCNIYEAGQKKLVFRYMPEMATDREEVKAGWINQPSIFVQASLKMSA comes from the exons ATGCTTGGCTATGTCATTGGTGTTGCTGGCTGGGCTACTGGTCTGGAATTTGAAGGTGACAGAGGGCATGATGTCGATGGTATTCAGATAAAGCCCAAGTCGAGGCATATTTGGATAGACCGCTGCAGCTTACAAGATTATGATGATGGACTAATTGATATCACTCGCGAAAGTACTGATATCACCGTTTCAAG ATGCCGCTTCGCCAATCATGACAAGACAATGCTTATTGGAGTAGACAAGAGTCATGTTACCGATAGATGTATTCACGTTACCATTCACCATTGCTTCTTTGATGGAACAAGACAGAGACAACCTCGACTTAGATTTGGCAAAGTTCACCTTTACAACAATTACACAAGAAACTGGAGCATATATGCTGTCTGTGCCAGTGTAGAAGCACAG ATCTTGTCTCAATGCAATATTTATGAAGCAGGACAAAAGAAGTTGGTATTTAGGTACATGCCTGAGATG GCAACCGATCGGGAAGAGGTGAAGGCGGGTTGGATAAACCAACCATCTATTTTCGTTCAAGCTTCATTGAAAATGAGTGCATAA